CACTTGATGCCAAGGTAGTGTGGGATGCACAAAGGAATGAATATAATATTGTAACAAAAAAATAAATTTTTTTTAAAATAAAACATCTTCTTAAGCCAGTAGGGAAGGGATTTCATGTAAAATCTTCTTTACTGGTTTTCAAATTTTTTACAAATTGGATTAAAGTTATTTTTGATTTCAGCCGATATAAAATAGGTACATAGTTTTCGATAACAATCCATAGGAGTGGTTAAATGTTGTTCATAAAATTAACAAAAAACATGTCAACGAGTCAGAAACTTTTAATAATATTTGGTGTTCCTCTCATTCTTGGATTAGTGTCCTCCATTTTTTTATTGAATCTAAACCAACAGAATGAAAATAAACTTACAGAAACTTTGTATGATATTTCATTTCAAACGAACACACTTATTTTAGATGCAGATAAAGATTTGTATCAAGCATTGGTTGCTTATCTAACTCTAACAAGGAAAGAAAACGCTAACAAAGAAGAATTACGCGAAGAAGTGCAGACAAAAATAGCCAATGCCAATGAAAAAGTGGATGAAGCTCTATCTATCGTCACAGAGTATCAATTAGAAGATTTAACTTTAGCAGCTACTTCTATAGGGGAAGAAGCTGTTGAGTCTGAATCATCTAGTAATAAGAATACAATTAAAAAATATCTCTCCGAATTCAACTCGCAATTTGAATCCTGGGCAAGAATTACAGATGTAGAAAATCCCACATATGACTTGTATTTTATGGCTCTCCCATATTTTGAAGCAGGGCGGGAGAAATTAAAGATATCAGGTGATATATTAAATGGATATGCCCAGAAAAGCATTCAAGAAATACATACGTCAAACCAAAGGACTAAAGTATGGATTTACATCATTTACGCGATTATCTTCGTATTAATTACGATAAGTGGATTAATTTTTATTAGAGAAAATGTAAAACTCATAAAGGGAGTAGCTAAGAAAATTAATCATGTTAAAGAAGGAAATCTGCTAGTTGATCCTACCGACGTGTATACAAAAGACGATATGGGACAAATGGTACAAAATTTGGATGTGATGATCTTCAAATTAAAAGATCTCATACATGGTATTGTTGAGCAATCCAGAACGGTAGCAGCATCATCGACAGAACTTACACAAAGTACGCAGGAATCTTCTGCAGCTTCAAATCATGTTGCTGAGAATATTCAGACGATTACTGAAGGAATCGAAGTTCAGACAAAAACGGCAGATGAAACGAGCAGAGCCGTGGAGGAAATGGCGTCAGGTATTCAAAGAATCGCTGAAAGCACTACATTTATTTCTGAACTTTCACAAAAAACAGACCAACAATCTGATAAAGGAAATCAAGTAATTGTTCAATTGAACAATCAGATCGTATCCATGTATAACACGGTTCAGGAATTATCAACGACTGTAGATTCTTTAAATCAGCGTTCCGATAAAATTGGTGCAATTATGGATGATATAACAGGGTTTGCAAGCCAAACCAATTTGCTCTCCCTTAATGCTTCAATTGAAGCAGCTAGAGCTGGAGAACACGGACGAGGATTTTCAGTGGTTGCGGATGAGATTAGAAATCTAGCTTCTAGTTCATTAAAATCAGCAGATAATATCCAGAAACTTATCATAGAAACGCAGAAGGAAATTACGATGGTATCTAAAAACATGACATTAGCAGTCGAAGAGGCAGAAAAAAGCAATCAGTCTATGGTAGAGGTCAGTCAAGATTTTAATAAAATTTCAAGTAACGTAAAAGAGATTGATACACACATTCAAGAGACATCAGCGATTACAGAAGAGCTTTCCGCAAGTTCAGAAGAAGTTGCAGCTTCGATGGAGCATTCCAATTCTACTGCGCATGAGATTTTTAGTAAATCTCAAAATGTTGCAGCAGCAACAGAAGAACAATTGGCACTTATGGAAAATATGGATAACTCTGCAAAGAGACTAATGGAAATTGTGAATCAATTAAACCATTCTATATCCAATTTTAAAGTATAGTTTTTTTAAAAGAGTAATTGAATTTGTTAAATTAAAGAAGATTAGTATATAATAAGAATAGTGAACTCGTTTAAGCTTAAACATCGAGAAATCAGATGGAGACTCTACTCCACCTGATTAGGGAGAAGCCACCTATAGAGGTGGGCGTCTTAACGCTAAAAATAATAGGATAAAAGGCCGCAGACGAGTGAACGTCTACTAGTTAATTATGTACAAAAGATTGCCTAAGGGCAGCAGGTGTCTTCAAGAAATAGACCTTCAGAGCGCTAACTCAAGGGAGGTCTATTTTATTACGATGATTAATACCACAATAAAAGAAAATAACGTCAGGATAAATATCACTAGTTTAAGCATTAAAGATAATGCTTTGTGTACTTTCATAAGCATCACCTCCTCTCATGAGGAAGTACGGTTAACCTGCCCTTGAATTTATGTACCTTCTATTATCCTATAGTTGAAAGTTAGTTCATTTGATAGACAATCTGTATAAAAAGCACTATATTATTGAGATGATAGCTAGAACTATAATCGTTGTATAATTCCAATGATGTTCGTCAAATCTACTTTTGATACATTATAAGAAGCTAATCTCAATAAACATATATGAAAAATATATATGAATAAAAAAGAAATGAGGGATATATATGAACGCTCACGAAATTGATTATTTCATATCAGGAGAAGAAATGCAGTATGTTGAAGTGGAGTTAGATCCAGAGGAAAGTGTCATCGCTGAAGCAGGTAGCTTAATGATGATGGAAGAACATATTGAGATGAATACAATTTTTGGAGATGGTACGAATCAAGATAGAGGTTTAGTAGGGAAATTGTTCGGTGCAGGGAAAAGATTATTAACAGGTGAAAGCTTGTTTATGACTTTATTTACGAATAATGGTCATGGTAAACGCAGAGTTAGTTTTGCTTCACCGTATCCTGGCAAAATCATCCCAATGGATTTAAGCGAAATGGGTGGTAAAATTATATGCCAAAAGGATTCCTTCCTATGTGCAGCAAAAGGCGTATCTGTAGGAATTGCTCTCCAGAAGAAATTA
The window above is part of the Chengkuizengella sp. SCS-71B genome. Proteins encoded here:
- a CDS encoding TIGR00266 family protein, whose product is MNAHEIDYFISGEEMQYVEVELDPEESVIAEAGSLMMMEEHIEMNTIFGDGTNQDRGLVGKLFGAGKRLLTGESLFMTLFTNNGHGKRRVSFASPYPGKIIPMDLSEMGGKIICQKDSFLCAAKGVSVGIALQKKLGTGFFGGEGFIMQKLEGDGMSFVHTGGTVCKKQLQPGELLRVDTGCLVAMTQDVEYDIEFVKGIKTAIFGGEGLFFATLRGPGTVWIQSLPFSRMADRIVSASGAAGRKEEGSVLGGIGRLIDGD
- a CDS encoding methyl-accepting chemotaxis protein produces the protein MLFIKLTKNMSTSQKLLIIFGVPLILGLVSSIFLLNLNQQNENKLTETLYDISFQTNTLILDADKDLYQALVAYLTLTRKENANKEELREEVQTKIANANEKVDEALSIVTEYQLEDLTLAATSIGEEAVESESSSNKNTIKKYLSEFNSQFESWARITDVENPTYDLYFMALPYFEAGREKLKISGDILNGYAQKSIQEIHTSNQRTKVWIYIIYAIIFVLITISGLIFIRENVKLIKGVAKKINHVKEGNLLVDPTDVYTKDDMGQMVQNLDVMIFKLKDLIHGIVEQSRTVAASSTELTQSTQESSAASNHVAENIQTITEGIEVQTKTADETSRAVEEMASGIQRIAESTTFISELSQKTDQQSDKGNQVIVQLNNQIVSMYNTVQELSTTVDSLNQRSDKIGAIMDDITGFASQTNLLSLNASIEAARAGEHGRGFSVVADEIRNLASSSLKSADNIQKLIIETQKEITMVSKNMTLAVEEAEKSNQSMVEVSQDFNKISSNVKEIDTHIQETSAITEELSASSEEVAASMEHSNSTAHEIFSKSQNVAAATEEQLALMENMDNSAKRLMEIVNQLNHSISNFKV